The proteins below come from a single Eremothecium sinecaudum strain ATCC 58844 chromosome II, complete sequence genomic window:
- a CDS encoding pepsin-like aspartic protease (Non-syntenic homolog of Ashbya gossypii AGL192W; Syntenic homolog of Saccharomyces cerevisiae YLR121C (YPS3), YDR144C (MKC7) and YLR120C (YPS1); Tandem gene duplication in Saccharomyces cerevisiae), translating to MKFPGFSIAVCLLASGSFISANPVSKSSENLQYLQLDLKKSWVGTNELERAAKEWEEVQKLEYHPLKLDIRNRQFFYAVDLNIGTPEQKMTVQLDTGSSDLWVVGSDVRCSSSEPNDDCKEYGTFDTSQSSTWSPNGTDFFLGYFDGTFAFGKWGMDILNINGFRIEGATFGVARQSSTSLAVLGVGLPALEATNMQFPPYTYDNLPQILKRNGIIARNAYSLFTNELDAGSGSILFGGVDHQKYSGKLLTMPIVNVAPDKSPVPISLALILSGIAYSTMGDKIYPLTSRIPAVLDSGTSFTYFPNTIAEQIAEVLGAVWDDEAGAYGGQCPSPSDTLDFDFGGIHISIPLSAFIIKAEFDNCYFSILPFKQDTVLLGDTFLSHAYVVFDVDRQEISMAQASYNSAEDIEPIIDDIPRSEKAPGYAFVWTYGQYRKGAKYQDCEFYKFSH from the coding sequence atGAAATTTCCTGGGTTTTCTATTGCTGTCTGCTTGCTGGCCAGTGGTTCATTCATCAGCGCTAATCCAGTTTCCAAATCATCTGAAAATCTTCAATACCTCCAATTAGACTTGAAGAAATCCTGGGTTGGTACTAATGAGCTCGAACGAGCCGCTAAGGAATGGGAGGAGGTTCAGAAGCTCGAATACCATCCTCTTAAGCTTGACATAAGAAATCGCCAATTTTTCTATGCTGTTGATCTCAACATTGGTACGCCGGAGCAAAAAATGACAGTACAACTTGACACTGGGTCGAGTGATTTGTGGGTTGTGGGTTCTGATGTGCGTTGTAGCTCTTCCGAACCAAATGACGATTGTAAAGAATATGGTACATTTGATACCAGTCAGTCATCCACTTGGTCGCCAAATGGCACCGACTTTTTTCTCGGTTACTTTGACGGTACTTTCGCATTTGGTAAATGGGGTATGGATATTTTGAATATAAATGGTTTCAGAATCGAAGGCGCAACTTTTGGTGTTGCAAGACAATCTTCTACTTCTCTCGCTGTGCTTGGTGTTGGTCTACCTGCGCTTGAAGCAACAAATATGCAGTTTCCACCTTATACTTACGATAACTTACCCCAAATATTAAAGCGTAATGGTATTATTGCAAGGAATGCATACTCTTTGTTCACTAATGAATTAGACGCTGGTTCAGGATCTATTCTTTTTGGAGGTGTCGATCATCAGAAGTATAGCGGCAAACTGCTAACCATGCCAATTGTTAACGTTGCACCCGACAAGAGTCCTGTACCAATTTCTCTTGCTTTGATATTGAGTGGTATAGCCTACAGTACCATGGGTGATAAGATTTACCCTCTTACCTCAAGAATACCTGCCGTTCTAGACAGTGGAACAAGTTTCACCTACTTCCCAAATACAATTGCTGAGCAAATAGCTGAAGTATTAGGTGCTGTATGGGACGACGAAGCCGGCGCATATGGAGGCCAGTGTCCCTCTCCTAGCGACACTTTGGATTTTGACTTTGGCGGTATACATATTAGTATTCCACTCTCAGCTTTTATTATTAAGGCTGAGTTCGACAACTGTTATTTCAGCATCCTTCCATTTAAACAAGATACGGTCCTTTTGGGTGATACATTCTTGAGTCATGCTTATGTTGTCTTCGATGTGGATAGGCAAGAAATCTCTATGGCTCAAGCTTCCTACAACTCTGCTGAAGATATTGAGCCAATCATAGATGATATCCCAAGATCTGAAAAAGCTCCAGGTTACGCGTTTGTTTGGACCTATGGCCAATATAGAAAAGGAGCAAAATACCAAGATTGTGAATTCTATAAATTTTCACACTAA
- the PSA1 gene encoding mannose-1-phosphate guanylyltransferase (Syntenic homolog of Ashbya gossypii AFR599W; Syntenic homolog of Saccharomyces cerevisiae YDL055C (PSA1)), whose product MKGLILVGGYGTRLRPLTLTVPKPLVEFGNRPMILHQIEALAAAGVTDIVLAVNYRPEVMVETLKKYEKEYGVSITFSVETEPLGTAGPLKLAEKVLKKDNSPFFVLNSDVICDYPFKELADFHRAHGGKGTIVATKVDEPSKYGVIVHDIVTPNLIDRFVEKPVEFVGNRINAGLYILNPEVIDLIELRPTSIEKETFPILVEQKSLFSFDLEGYWMDVGQPKDFLAGSALYLNSLAKRNSTLLAKGDNIVGNVIADPSATISPTAKVGPDVVIGPNCTIGDGVRITGSVVLSNSTIKDHSLVKSTIVGWNSTIGKWCRLEGVSVLGDDVEVKDEIYVNGGKVLPHKAISSNVPKEAIIL is encoded by the coding sequence ATGAAGGGTTTAATTCTTGTCGGAGGTTACGGTACTAGGTTAAGACCCTTGACGTTGACGGTTCCAAAGCCGCTCGTGGAGTTCGGTAACAGGCCTATGATTTTGCATCAAATCGAAGCTTTGGCTGCTGCAGGTGTCACTGACATTGTTCTAGCTGTTAACTACAGACCGGAGGTTATGGTCGAGACGCTGAAGAAGTATGAGAAGGAATACGGTGTGTCTATTACTTTTTCCGTCGAGACTGAGCCATTAGGAACGGCCGGCCCCTTGAAGTTGGCAGAGAAAGTCTTGAAAAAAGACAACTCACCCTTCTTCGTTCTAAACTCGGACGTGATCTGCGATTATCCATTCAAGGAGTTGGCAGACTTCCACCGTGCACATGGTGGTAAGGGAACTATTGTTGCCACAAAGGTTGATGAACCTTCCAAGTACGGTGTCATCGTGCACGACATCGTCACGCCGAACTTAATTGATAGATTCGTTGAGAAGCCTGTCGAGTTCGTTGGTAACCGTATCAACGCTGGTTTGTACATCTTGAACCCTGAGGTTATTGACTTGATTGAGTTGAGACCAACTTCCATTGAAAAAGAGACCTTCCCAATCTTGGTCGAGCAAAAATCTCTATTTTCCTTTGACTTGGAAGGTTACTGGATGGACGTTGGTCAGCCTAAGGACTTTTTGGCAGGTTCTGCATTGTACTTGAACTCTTTGGCCAAAAGGAACTCTACCCTACTTGCTAAGGGCGATAACATTGTTGGAAATGTTATTGCCGACCCTTCCGCAACGATCTCTCCTACTGCCAAGGTAGGCCCAGATGTTGTTATCGGACCTAACTGTACTATTGGTGATGGTGTTCGTATTACAGGTTCCGTTGTTTTGTCCAACTCCACAATTAAGGACCATTCCTTGGTTAAGTCTACTATTGTAGGTTGGAACTCTACCATCGGTAAATGGTGTCGTTTGGAGGGTGTTTCTGTATTGGGTGATGATGTCGAAGTGAAGGACGAAATTTATGTTAATGGAGGTAAGGTTTTGCCTCACAAGGCCATTTCCTCTAATGTTCCAAAGGAGGCTATTATTTTGTGA
- the MBP1 gene encoding transcription factor MBP1 (Syntenic homolog of Ashbya gossypii AFR600C; Syntenic homolog of Saccharomyces cerevisiae YDL056W (MBP1)) encodes MSATNGPSNQIYSAKYSGVDVYEFLHPTGSIMKRKADDWVNATHILKAAKFAKAKRTRILEKEVITDVHEKVQGGFGKYQGTWVPLDIARRLAQKFEVLEELKPLFDFTQRDGTASPPQAPKHHHASRSDPLKRRAAKSPSVSGNFSEPAVPKRRGRPPRKKKLEEDVSNDAAQMGKHEMAGFPRPSIPISLISSNQLPLIQSAFHKNIGNEQSGNHNKPHRQQLQQKYEELDIEDGLSSDIEANIAQSMGQAARNANTMNTALISGKEEHSSSSSSLPSSPTDFSAPMAFDTQRVGSATSPFGTALPRYSIPSRPPNTDLDQKANEYITKLVNYFINSELQSSNSIPMELLHPPHGTPYIDAWIDSEHHTAFHWACAMGELPIVEVLLQAGSNRRATNILGETPLTRASIFHNSYTKRTYPRIFQLLQDTVFDLDSRSQTVIHHIVKRKSSTPSTLYYLDVVLSKIKDFSPQYRIETLINTQDDKGNTPLHIAAMNGDRKFFQILTGNDALTTIKNHAGVTADELINNKFDKNSHLNNNHGYHNHSNGNSIWSLNTAATSTVVAAPAIPTSSSAKNDILPSEASATVSKAIPEVVGLMKDLANSYQTLHQDRNQELRDLKKVLKSINNSVVAVDMKISEILDVKSVDQVCDEIDNLKLYTLELQHKYAEQQKELFGILEKEQHLELQELVKKNQEIKHNKEQSGSSVTSAEAPANFAREIKALTMLQFQRKAKMKRLLELLCGNDRLHKFKKMIAQGTDVELGDVDNFLDIILQQLNEEKQVK; translated from the coding sequence ATGTCGGCGACTAATGGTCCTTCTAACCAAATCTACTCTGCGAAGTATTCAGGGGTGGATGTTTATGAGTTTCTTCATCCTACGGGGTCTATTATGAAGAGAAAGGCCGACGATTGGGTCAATGCTACACATATATTAAAGGCAGCTAAGTTTGCGAAGGCGAAGAGGACAAGAATACTAGAGAAAGAAGTGATTACAGACGTGCATGAAAAAGTTCAAGGCGGTTTTGGTAAGTATCAGGGCACATGGGTACCTCTGGATATAGCGCGGCGCTTGGCGCAGAAATTTGAAGTATTAGAGGAGCTTAAGCCACTTTTTGATTTTACACAGAGGGATGGTACTGCTTCTCCACCACAGGCTCCTAAGCATCATCATGCTTCGCGGTCGGATCCGTTGAAGAGACGGGCTGCTAAAAGTCCGTCTGTATCTGGGAACTTTAGCGAGCCTGCTGTACCAAAACGTAGAGGAAGGCCGccaagaaaaaaaaaattggaGGAGGATGTTTCCAACGATGCTGCTCAGATGGGCAAGCACGAGATGGCTGGTTTTCCAAGACCTTCAATCCCTATATCCCTTATTTCATCGAACCAGCTGCCGCTGATTCAATCTGCATTCCACAAAAATATTGGAAATGAGCAGTCTGGGAATCATAATAAGCCACACAGGCAACAGTTACAACAGAAATATGAAGAGTTGGACATTGAGGATGGTCTTTCTAGTGACATAGAAGCAAATATTGCACAGTCTATGGGACAAGCTGCTAGAAATGCAAATACAATGAATACTGCTTTAATTTCTGGAAAGGAGGAACAttcctcatcttcatcatcactACCATCATCGCCGACTGATTTTTCAGCCCCAATGGCGTTTGACACTCAAAGAGTAGGTAGTGCTACTTCACCATTCGGGACTGCGCTTCCGCGTTACTCTATACCGTCCCGGCCACCAAATACTGATTTAGACCAAAAGGCAAACGAATATATCACGAAATTGGTAAACTATTTTATCAACTCCGAACTACAAAGCTCTAACTCGATACCTATGGAACTGCTTCATCCTCCTCACGGAACTCCGTATATTGATGCTTGGATTGATTCTGAACATCACACTGCCTTCCATTGGGCTTGTGCAATGGGGGAGTTGCCAATTGTTGAAGTGTTATTACAAGCTGGTTCTAATCGCAGAGCAACTAATATTTTAGGAGAAACACCATTGACGAGGGCATCGATATTTCATAATAGCTATACAAAGCGGACGTACCCTCGCATATTTCAGTTACTTCAAGATACTGTATTCGACTTAGACAGTCGCTCACAAACCGTTATTCATCACATTGTGAAACGAAAATCAAGTACACCATCAACACTGTATTATCTAGACGTTGTTCTTTCCAAGATTAAGGATTTTTCGCCTCAGTATCGCATTGAAACCCTAATAAATACTCAGGATGATAAAGGTAATACCCCACTACATATTGCTGCCATGAATGGCGACAGGAAATTTTTTCAAATCTTAACAGGAAATGATGCACTGACTACAATAAAAAATCATGCTGGAGTTACTGCAGATGAATTAATCAATAATAAATTCGACAAAAACTCCCACTTGAATAATAACCATGGATATCATAATCATTCAAATGGAAACTCGATCTGGTCGTTAAACACAGCTGCCACTTCCACTGTTGTCGCTGCGCCAGCTATTCCTACATCATCATCGGCGAAAAACGACATACTTCCATCTGAAGCTTCGGCCACGGTATCTAAAGCAATACCCGAAGTTGTGGGGCTTATGAAGGATTTGGCAAATTCTTACCAGACTCTCCATCAGGATAGAAACCAGGAATTAAGAGATCTCAAGAAGGTCTTGAAGAGCATTAATAACAGTGTTGTCGCAGTTGATATGAAAATCTCAGAAATTCTAGATGTAAAAAGCGTAGATCAAGTGTGCGACGAAATAGACAATTTAAAGCTGTATACGCTTGAATTGCAACATAAATATGCAGAACAGCAAAAAGAACTGTTTGGTATTTTGGAGAAAGAACAGCATTTGGAGCTTCAAGAATTAGTGAAGAAAAATCAAGAGATAAAACATAATAAGGAACAATCAGGAAGTTCTGTAACATCCGCTGAAGCACCAGCAAATTTTGCGAGAGAAATTAAAGCATTGACAATGTTGCAGTTTCAACGGAAGGCAAAAATGAAGAGATTATTGGAGTTACTTTGTGGAAATGACAGACTTCATAAATTCAAGAAGATGATAGCACAGGGAACTGATGTGGAATTAGGTGATGTCGATAATTTCTTGGATATTATATTGCAGCAGCTAAATGAGGAGAAACAGGTTAAATAG
- the SLC1 gene encoding 1-acylglycerol-3-phosphate O-acyltransferase SLC1 (Syntenic homolog of Ashbya gossypii AFR592W; Syntenic homolog of Saccharomyces cerevisiae YDL052C (SLC1)) — MSIYRKCVFISRCVLGFTVTSACAIYGVITSAVLFLIGKNHIAQYLVARAMYHLFSLVLAVDVKIIDAEKLDNLPAIIISNHQSELDLLIMGKVFPVGCTTTAKSSLKWVPVLGWFMSWSDTFFLDRSSREKSIRTLNRALQKLKKEKRAVWVFPEGTRSYSTKLELLPFKKGAFHLAQQGNIPIIPVVVSNSSVIFHPGRGIFNRGLITCKVLDPIRTDGIAKEDIGDLASKVHDIMQEEYVKLGYSSAINDTGMPDLSSE, encoded by the coding sequence ATGAGCATATACCGGAAGTGTGTATTCATCTCAAGGTGTGTTTTAGGATTCACTGTAACATCAGCATGCGCCATTTATGGTGTTATAACCTCTGCAGTTTTATTCCTAATAGGAAAGAACCACATTGCTCAGTATCTTGTTGCTCGTGCAATGTACCACTTGTTTAGTTTGGTACTCGCTGTTGATGTTAAGATTATTGATGCTGAAAAGCTTGACAACCTACCTGCAATTATCATTTCAAACCATCAATCTGAACTGGACCTCCTGATAATGGGGAAGGTTTTCCCTGTAGGCTGCACCACTACCGCCAAGTCCTCTTTGAAGTGGGTCCCTGTCTTAGGATGGTTTATGTCTTGGAGTGACACGTTCTTTTTAGATCGTTCCAGTAGGGAGAAGAGTATTCGTACGCTTAATAGGGCCCTTCAAAAGTTAAAGAAGGAAAAACGTGCCGTGTGGGTATTCCCAGAGGGGACGAGATCTTACTCTACCAAGCTTGAATTGTTACCTTTTAAGAAGGGAGCGTTCCATTTAGCACAGCAGGGGAATATACCAATCATTCCTGTTGTAGTCTCAAATTCCAGTGTGATTTTCCACCCTGGAAGAGGAATCTTTAACAGAGGACTTATAACCTGTAAAGTACTTGACCCAATTCGTACCGACGGTATTGCGAAAGAGGATATTGGGGATCTTGCATCTAAGGTACATGACATAATGCAGGAAGAATACGTCAAATTGGGATACTCCAGTGCAATCAATGATACAGGAATGCCAGATTTGAGCTCTGAATGA
- the PSY3 gene encoding Psy3p (Syntenic homolog of Ashbya gossypii AFR591C-A; Syntenic homolog of Saccharomyces cerevisiae YLR376C (PSY3)) produces MDIIDRCKLYPLDKFFRPTRCSLSWLTALSATDRLKEIRFLHVIETSIGLITSWKQLLLDQLLSREPPGAVLIIDAISVWSEAARKATNKDRVHYINNPSLLQFAGIVGFLAQLNESPEMTVKSRCESSASINLPLTTIIIDNLSIYNYQEGLNLIALRKMFDTLHETFGCVIITFGYGIEYYEGVENSFPANSSELKGPWPTRLDQAYLKSMDSVLALSEDPRR; encoded by the coding sequence ATGGATATCATCGATCGATGCAAATTATACCCCCTAGACAAGTTTTTTCGTCCCACTCGGTGTTCGCTATCATGGCTTACTGCTCTGTCGGCTACTGACAGGCTGAAGGAAATCCGATTTCTACACGTTATTGAGACATCCATTGGGCTTATTACTTCATGGAAACAGCTTTTACTGGACCAGTTACTTAGCCGGGAGCCTCCAGGCGCGGTACTCATAATAGACGCCATATCAGTTTGGTCCGAAGCTGCCCGGAAGGCGACGAATAAAGACCGGGTTCACTACATTAACAACCCCAGCCTGCTACAGTTTGCAGGTATCGTTGGGTTCCTTGCCCAGCTAAATGAGAGTCCTGAGATGACGGTAAAGAGTCGATGCGAAAGCAGTGCCTCTATCAACCTACCGCTCACAACCATTATTATAGATAACTTATCGATTTATAACTATCAAGAAGGATTGAACCTCATTGCGCTTCGAAAGATGTTTGACACACTCCATGAAACCTTTGGATGTGTTATAATAACGTTTGGATATGGAATTGAATATTATGAAGGGGTGGAGAACAGTTTTCCGGCCAACTCCTCGGAATTAAAGGGCCCTTGGCCCACCAGACTTGATCAGGCATATTTAAAGTCTATGGATTCTGTCCTAGCACTTTCAGAAGACCCTCGCAGATGA
- a CDS encoding HBL401Cp (Non-syntenic homolog of Ashbya gossypii AER401W; Syntenic homolog of Saccharomyces cerevisiae YDR368W (YPR1) and YOR120W (GCY1)) → MVEIKDSSGVLTLNTGAKIPVIGLGTFRAEKNEVYNAVLHALKNGYRHIDTAAVYGNEQEVGKAIKDSGVPREELFITTKLWVSQFRDPERALNGCLRRLGLDYVDLYLLHFPRPHKENDLDGDTLNISNALVLPFVYDEEWNFVKTWRLAQKLPETGKTRAVGVSNFDVNNLKELLDDPELKVIPAVNQIEISVCLPRDDVVEFCKSKNILVEAYSPLGSTGAPVAKEPEVIELAEKYGVSPVQVLINYPINRGLIVLPKSITKERIDANLKTFKIESEDMEKLHNVHKRTGLRSIYDGWAGLE, encoded by the coding sequence ATGGTCGAAATTAAAGATAGTTCAGGTGTGTTAACATTGAACACTGGTGCTAAGATTCCTGTGATTGGATTGGGAACTTTTCGTGCAGAAAAGAACGAAGTGTACAACGCTGTTTTGCATGCATTGAAAAACGGCTACAGGCATATCGATACCGCAGCAGTTTACGGAAATGAACAAGAAGTTGGTAAAGCCATTAAGGATTCCGGAGTGCCAAGGGAGGAATTGTTTATTACTACGAAGTTGTGGGTCTCCCAGTTTAGAGACCCTGAGAGGGCTTTAAATGGATGTTTAAGACGTCTGGGTTTGGACTATGTTGACCTATATTTGCTTCATTTCCCAAGACCTCACAAGGAAAACGACTTGGATGGAGATACCCTAAATATTTCAAATGCTTTGGTACTTCCTTTCGTGTACGATGAAGAATGGAATTTCGTGAAAACCTGGCGTCTTGCTCAAAAGTTACCAGAGACTGGTAAAACTAGAGCTGTTGGTGTGTCTAACTTTGACGTCAATAACTTGAAGGAGCTTTTGGATGATCCAGAACTAAAAGTGATTCCTGCGGTCAATCAGATTGAAATCTCTGTCTGCCTTCCAAGAGATGATGTTGTAGAATTTTGCAAGAGCAAGAACATTTTGGTTGAAGCGTACTCTCCTTTGGGCTCTACGGGCGCTCCTGTTGCAAAGGAACCAGAGGTCATTGAGCTTGCTGAAAAGTACGGTGTTTCTCCAGTGCAAGTTTTGATCAACTATCCCATCAACAGAGGCCTTATTGTGCTACCAAAATCAATCACTAAAGAAAGAATTGATGCCAACCTTAAGACGTTTAAAATAGAAAGTGAAGATATGGAAAAACTCCATAACGTTCACAAGAGAACTGGCTTGAGGAGTATATATGATGGTTGGGCCGGTCTCGAATAA
- the FBP1 gene encoding fructose 1,6-bisphosphate 1-phosphatase (Syntenic homolog of Ashbya gossypii AFR593C; Syntenic homolog of Saccharomyces cerevisiae YLR377C (FBP1)) — translation MPPSAVPRKDLEESINTDIITLTRFILESQRTSAKHATGEFNLLFSSLSFAFKFIAQTIRRAELVNLIGLSGASNATGDQQKKLDVLGDEIFINAMKASGNVRVLVSEEQEDLIVFPETGGTYSVCCDPIDGSSNLDAGVSVGTIVSIFKLTPDSTGTIKDVLRCGKEMVAACYAMYGASTHVMLTTGQGVNGFTLDTNLGEFILTYKNLTMPQHNNIYSINEGNSVFWTESIRKFIESLKLSDKPYSARYIGSMVADVHRTLLYGGLFAYPCDTKNRNGKLRLLYEAFPMAFLVEQAGGKAVNDKGERILDLVPEHIHDKSSIWLGSVAEVDKYLTHIGK, via the coding sequence ATGCCTCCTTCAGCAGTTCCAAGAAAAGATCTAGAAGAATCAATTAATACAGATATAATTACTTTAACAAGGTTCATCCTAGAATCACAGCGTACTTCAGCAAAACATGCAACAGGTGAATTTAATTTATTGTTTAGTTCCCTCTCTTTCGCTTTCAAGTTTATAGCGCAAACTATTCGTCGCGCGGAGTTGGTTAACTTGATTGGTTTATCAGGAGCATCAAATGCTACAGGAGATCAGCAGAAAAAGTTAGATGTCCTTGGAGATGAAATATTCATAAATGCAATGAAAGCCAGTGGTAACGTTAGAGTCCTTGTGTCTGAGGAGCAGGAGGATTTAATCGTATTCCCAGAAACCGGTGGAACATATTCTGTTTGTTGTGATCCAATTGATGGTTCTTCTAATTTAGATGCGGGTGTTTCTGTTGGAACAATCGTGTCAATTTTTAAGCTAACTCCGGATTCTACAGGTACGATTAAGGACGTTCTTCGCTGTGGAAAAGAAATGGTTGCTGCATGTTACGCGATGTATGGCGCTTCAACACATGTCATGTTAACAACCGGCCAAGGAGTTAATGGATTTACTCTTGACACGAATCTTGGAGAGTTCATCCTAACGTATAAGAACCTCACAATGCCACAGCATAACAACATCTATTCTATTAACGAAGGTAATTCCGTATTCTGGACTGAATCAATCAGAAAATTTATTGAGTCGCTAAAATTAAGTGATAAACCATATTCAGCCAGGTACATTGGATCCATGGTTGCGGATGTACACCGTACGCTTCTATATGGAGGATTATTTGCTTATCCATGTGATACCAAGAATCGCAACGGAAAGTTAAGGTTATTATACGAAGCTTTCCCAATGGCGTTTTTGGTTGAACAGGCGGGCGGAAAGGCCGTGAACGACAAAGGTGAACGCATTCTTGACTTGGTGCCCGAACATATTCATGACAAGAGTTCAATTTGGCTAGGGTCAGTAGCAGAAGTGGACAAGTACTTGACACACATCGGAAAGTAG
- the KNH1 gene encoding Knh1p (Syntenic homolog of Ashbya gossypii AFR590W; Syntenic homolog of Saccharomyces cerevisiae YDL049C (KNH1)), with protein MKVLGHVISTILLTICTLLEPVLSDVRLTAPSSGKSFSPSGGMVTIEVTWDDDGNDPAIGNIQELTFTLMTGTNDNIQRVAALGKVEGEKIREEKYAATFPSTVGKSGFYFIQLYAKADGSATIHYTPRFLLQSMTGTLDASSTGTEPPPPPEVVHDNPGDISKSFSIPYTLQTGRTRFAPMQLQPKAKVTATHWNQRFPSSQVSYYSSINQGLSQLTTITPGWSYNIPSVWNLATPAPFPADNGAWYEAQSRLSLLPRKINAAHIRAAQMMATATASP; from the coding sequence atgAAGGTACTGGGACATGTAATATCAACGATATTGCTTACCATCTGCACTTTGCTCGAACCAGTTTTATCAGATGTGCGGTTGACGGCTCCTTCGTCTGGGAAGTCGTTTTCCCCGTCGGGCGGGATGGTAACGATAGAAGTCACTTGGGATGATGATGGAAATGACCCAGCAATAGGAAATATACAAGAGTTGACATTCACGTTAATGACCGGTACAAATGACAATATTCAACGGGTGGCAGCCCTGGGAAAGGTTGAAGGTGAAAAAATTCGTGAGGAAAAATATGCAGCCACATTCCCGAGCACTGTTGGGAAGAGCGGCTTCTATTTCATTCAGTTATATGCTAAGGCAGATGGTAGTGCTACGATACATTACACGCCTAGATTTTTGTTGCAAAGCATGACGGGTACTCTGGATGCAAGTAGCACCGGTACCGAACCTCCTCCCCCCCCAGAAGTTGTGCACGACAATCCCGGGGACATATCTAAGTCATTCTCAATTCCATACACTTTACAGACAGGGCGTACAAGGTTTGCCCCAATGCAACTTCAACCAAAGGCGAAAGTAACGGCTACACATTGGAACCAGCGTTTCCCATCCAGTCAAGTAAGTTATTATTCTTCTATTAATCAAGGCTTAAGTCAGCTGACTACGATAACTCCAGGATGGTCCTATAATATTCCTTCAGTATGGAATCTTGCGACACCTGCGCCCTTTCCCGCAGATAATGGAGCGTGGTATGAAGCTCAATCACGGCTATCGCTACTGCCCAGAAAGATAAATGCCGCTCATATACGGGCTGCCCAAATGATGGCTACTGCAACTGCATCCCCCTAG
- the LHP1 gene encoding tRNA maturation protein LHP1 (Syntenic homolog of Ashbya gossypii AFR591C; Syntenic homolog of Saccharomyces cerevisiae YDL051W (LHP1)) has translation MTESRHGSYVPIEFTPEVELQCMKQVEFYFSEFNYPFDKFLKTTAEKNEGWVPITTIASFNRMKKFRPVDEVVKTLRKSTVLEVSADGENVKRRVMLNLEDRKSRNERTLAVMNFPRLDDEKEKVSNEDKLQLQEQMEQFLFGLKGSSATIQQVRLKRDHKKRFNGTVIIEFASDDECKQFFEVYGKEDGLSYEGRKLDVLTKQQYDVQREATRSKNFGGNGQRSRSFAGHRKNMPKAKESKSDDAEDKPVKEQENEEPTDKPTEEPEKPAET, from the coding sequence ATGACTGAAAGTCGGCATGGATCTTATGTCCCAATTGAATTCACCCCGGAGGTTGAGCTTCAATGTATGAAGCAAGTAGAGTTTTACTTTAGTGAGTTTAATTATCCTTTTGATAAGTTTCTAAAGACTACGGCTGAAAAGAATGAAGGTTGGGTTCCTATCACTACAATTGCAAGCTTCAATaggatgaagaagtttAGACCTGTGGACGAGGTTGTAAAAACTTTGCGTAAATCTACTGTGTTGGAAGTAAGCGCAGATGGTGAGAATGTTAAGAGAAGGGTTATGTTGAATTTGGAAGACAGGAAAAGTAGAAACGAGCGCACTTTGGCCGTTATGAACTTCCCAAGGTTAGACGATGAGAAGGAGAAGGTTTCTAACGAGGATAAGTTGCAGTTACAAGAGCAAATGGAGCAGTTCCTATTCGGACTAAAGGGAAGTTCCGCAACGATCCAACAAGTTCGTTTGAAGAGAGACCACAAGAAGAGATTCAATGGTACGGTGATAATCGAGTTTGCAAGCGATGATGAGTGCAAGCAGTTTTTCGAGGTTTACGGTAAGGAGGACGGTTTGTCGTATGAGGGTCGGAAGTTGGATGTTTTGACAAAGCAGCAGTACGACGTCCAGAGAGAGGCTACCCGTAGCAAAAACTTTGGTGGTAATGGACAAAGATCCCGGTCATTTGCTGGCCATAGGAAGAACATGCCAAAAGCCAAGGAGTCCAAGAGCGATGATGCGGAGGACAAACCCGTGAAGGAGCAAGAAAATGAGGAGCCCACGGACAAACCTACTGAGGAGCCCGAAAAACCTGCAGAAACCTGA